In Gimesia benthica, a single window of DNA contains:
- the thyX gene encoding FAD-dependent thymidylate synthase, which yields MTERSELVEQLRWKKVPVLNDGFVCLVDVMGDDSSIVQAARVSYGEGTKRVSDDRTLIRYLMRHRHSTPFEMAELKFLVRVPMDCWRQWIRHRTANVNEYSTRYSVAIDSAQTTLPGEWRTQATSNRQGSDAPLPEDVGAQLTAEETEFQEKARAVYEARLEAGVAREQARKDLPLATYTEAYWKIDLHNLIHFLSLRMDSHAQWEIQEYSRAIGEQIVKPLFPVVWEAFEDYRQGAMFLTRLDKGVIERLMAKAATDSLAPPFSSELFLEVQDETWKSLKRSRERDECQSKLERMGILKAE from the coding sequence ATGACGGAGCGGTCTGAACTCGTTGAACAGCTTCGCTGGAAAAAAGTTCCTGTTCTCAATGACGGGTTTGTCTGCCTGGTCGACGTGATGGGCGACGACAGCTCAATTGTCCAGGCGGCCCGCGTCAGCTACGGAGAAGGGACCAAACGCGTCTCCGACGACCGCACGCTGATCCGCTATCTGATGCGTCATCGTCACAGCACACCCTTCGAAATGGCCGAATTGAAGTTCCTCGTGCGTGTCCCGATGGACTGCTGGCGCCAGTGGATCCGGCACCGGACCGCCAACGTCAACGAATACAGCACCCGTTACTCGGTCGCCATCGACTCCGCCCAGACCACGCTTCCCGGCGAATGGCGGACCCAGGCCACCTCGAACCGGCAGGGCAGCGACGCCCCTCTCCCCGAGGATGTCGGCGCTCAGCTGACTGCGGAAGAAACCGAATTCCAGGAAAAGGCCCGCGCCGTCTACGAAGCCCGCCTTGAAGCCGGTGTCGCCCGTGAACAGGCTCGCAAAGACCTTCCCCTGGCAACTTATACCGAAGCCTACTGGAAAATCGATTTACATAACCTGATTCACTTCCTGAGCTTACGCATGGACTCGCACGCTCAGTGGGAGATCCAGGAGTACTCACGGGCCATTGGCGAACAGATCGTCAAACCCCTGTTCCCCGTCGTCTGGGAAGCTTTTGAAGACTATCGCCAGGGAGCCATGTTCCTGACACGCCTTGATAAAGGGGTCATCGAACGCCTCATGGCCAAGGCGGCCACCGATTCGCTGGCACCGCCATTCTCTTCCGAACTCTTCCTCGAAGTGCAGGATGAGACCTGGAAATCGCTCAAACGCAGCCGGGAACGGGACGAATGTCAGTCCAAACTGGAACGGATGGGGATCCTCAAAGCCGAATAG
- a CDS encoding Gfo/Idh/MocA family protein, which yields MEQLKVGIIGAGGIAAKMHLPELQTVSNCDVLMLAGRKQSRLEVLCRKFNVLEWTHNYQDIIDDERINAVAIALPHPLHVEWGIKAIQAGKHVFMQKPLSTSMDEADAFVEETANHNQTVLALPYMSNPQVLATRNYIQDDKLGTISSAQARASHGGPEVYYAGIQQILEEKPSDDLWFFDADKADVGALFDMGVYAIANLVGTVGAVKSITAKLTTVAKPTRLEDTASMILEFENGALGTAQTGWCDAARTYEFSVHGTRGKIVSCRQPKLLSYFYPSSDVNEDLPLVEESIDLSTYPVQNSHQHWAACIRQGIQPPLSNAATARHVTEILLAALKSSRENRTVDIQSRLTIY from the coding sequence GGCATCGCTGCCAAAATGCATCTGCCGGAACTGCAGACCGTGAGCAACTGCGACGTCCTGATGCTCGCCGGCCGCAAACAGTCCCGCCTCGAAGTCCTCTGTCGCAAGTTTAACGTTCTCGAATGGACCCACAATTACCAGGACATCATCGACGACGAACGCATCAACGCCGTCGCCATCGCCCTCCCCCATCCGCTGCACGTCGAATGGGGCATCAAAGCCATCCAGGCTGGCAAGCATGTCTTTATGCAGAAGCCACTCAGCACATCGATGGACGAAGCCGATGCGTTTGTGGAAGAGACCGCCAACCACAACCAGACGGTGCTCGCCCTCCCCTACATGTCCAACCCGCAGGTGCTGGCTACCCGCAACTATATTCAGGATGACAAACTCGGCACGATCTCTTCGGCCCAGGCCCGCGCCAGCCATGGGGGACCCGAAGTCTATTACGCCGGCATTCAACAGATCCTCGAAGAAAAGCCGTCCGACGACCTCTGGTTCTTCGACGCCGACAAGGCCGACGTCGGCGCTCTGTTCGATATGGGCGTCTACGCCATCGCGAACCTGGTCGGCACCGTGGGCGCAGTGAAATCAATCACCGCGAAACTGACGACCGTCGCCAAGCCGACCCGCCTGGAAGACACGGCGTCGATGATCCTCGAATTTGAAAACGGAGCCCTCGGCACCGCGCAGACCGGCTGGTGCGATGCCGCCCGGACCTACGAATTTTCTGTGCACGGCACCCGGGGCAAAATCGTCAGTTGTCGTCAGCCCAAACTGCTCAGTTATTTTTACCCCAGTTCGGACGTCAATGAAGACCTCCCGCTCGTCGAAGAGTCAATCGACCTCTCGACCTATCCCGTGCAGAATTCGCACCAGCACTGGGCCGCCTGCATCCGCCAGGGAATCCAGCCCCCGCTGTCGAACGCCGCCACGGCCCGGCATGTGACCGAAATCCTGCTCGCCGCCCTCAAATCCTCGCGGGAAAACCGGACGGTGGACATCCAGTCCCGCCTCACGATTTACTGA